A window from Balearica regulorum gibbericeps isolate bBalReg1 chromosome 1, bBalReg1.pri, whole genome shotgun sequence encodes these proteins:
- the ST6GAL2 gene encoding beta-galactoside alpha-2,6-sialyltransferase 2 isoform X4 codes for MRIINSQILTNPNHHFVDSSLYKDVILVAWDPAPYSANLNVWYKKPDYNLFTPYVQHRRKNPNQPFYILHPKFIWQLWDIIQENTKEKIQPNPPSSGFIGILIMMSMCNEVHVYEYIPSVRQTDLCHYHELYYDAACTLGAYHPLLYEKLLVQRMNKGLQDDLYRKGKVILPGFKAVKCPKRNNFPHL; via the exons ATCCTCACGAACCCAAACCATCACTTTGTCGACAGCTCCTTGTACAAAGATGTTATCTTAGTAGCTTGGGATCCTGCCCCCTACTCTGCAAATCTGAACGTG tggTATAAGAAGCCAGACTACAATCTGTTCACTCCCTATGTACAGCATCGCAGGAAGAATCCAAACCAGCCGTTTTACATTCTCCATCCAAAGTTTATATGGCAGCTCTGGGACATCATTCAGGAGAACACTAAAGAGAAGATACAGCCCAACCCTCCTTCTTCAGGTTTTATTG GTATCCTCATCATGATGTCCATGTGTAACGAAGTGCACGTGTACGAATACATCCCTTCAGTTCGACAGACCGACCTATGTCACTACCATGAACTCTACTATGACGCAGCCTGTACCTTAGGGGCCTACCACCCGCTGCTCTATGAGAAGCTGTTGGTGCAGAGGATGAACAAAGGTTTGCAGGATGATCTGTATCGGAAGGGGAAGGTCATTTTGCCAGGATTCAAAGCTGTCAAGTGCCCCAAACGAAACAATTTCCCACACTTGTAG